The Arcobacter sp. CECT 8986 DNA window GCTACAATAGTATTTACTACTTCCTTCGTTTATAAAAGTTCCTTCATCTTTATTTATAGATTGAAAACTCTTTGCAAAAACCAAGCAAGAAAATATTGTAAGAAGTAGTAAATATTTTTTCATTTTTCTGCCTTATAATTTTCTAATAATTTATAATTATCACAAGCTAGTTTCAATCCTTTGTCACAAGATTTTTTAAATAAATCTTTTGCTTTTATAAAGTCTTGTTTTACACCTAATCCTTTTATATGAAGAACTGCAAGATTGTTGCATCCTTTTAATCCATCTTTACTTTTACACGCTTTTTCATATAAAGAAGCAGCCTTTTTAAAATCTTGTTTTACGCCTTTTTTATTTTCATACATATTACCTAGGTTTTCACAAGCAATAGATACTCCTGCCTTACACGCTTTTGTATATAATTGTATTGCCACATTATAATTTTGTGATGTACCTCTTGCACTTTCATACATAAAAGCTAAATTACTACATCCTAATTCATCATAACTATTACAAGACTTTTTATAAAAAGAGAATGCTTTTTTTGTATCTTCTTTTACACCATTAGCGCTATCGTATATTCTTCCAAGGTTATTACAACTTGCTGCATGATTTTGCGTACAAGCTTTTTCATATAAAG harbors:
- a CDS encoding SEL1-like repeat protein, whose amino-acid sequence is MKKYLILFTILFSVLQAGYIKESVEAHKKGDHKKVTSIYENACIKDNKASACYNLGVLYMGSKGIKKDTKKAIKYYEMACNKNFVSACYNLGVIYMNAKDVKKDIKKSITLYEKACTQNHAASCNNLGRIYDSANGVKEDTKKAFSFYKKSCNSYDELGCSNLAFMYESARGTSQNYNVAIQLYTKACKAGVSIACENLGNMYENKKGVKQDFKKAASLYEKACKSKDGLKGCNNLAVLHIKGLGVKQDFIKAKDLFKKSCDKGLKLACDNYKLLENYKAEK